In Lentilactobacillus sp. SPB1-3, the sequence TCGTTTCTTACCGAAAAAGTTAATTAAAGTTTGAGAAATTCTGTATGAACCACCTGCATCAGAAACTAACCGACCAATCATGGCTCCAAAACTGAAGACCACGGCCAGTTGTCCCATGGCACTACCAATACCTTTTGTGATGGTATTAGGAACATCGGCAGGATTCATACCTAGACCAAGAGCGACAACAAATGCGGTTAAGATTAATGCTACGAAGGTATTCATTTTTACTTTAATAATTAATAGTAAAAGTAAAGCAATACCCAAGAACAGTACTAAAAATTGCAAGACTCTTCCTCATTTCTATTAATAAAAAATCCATTGTGAAACAAGATACAATTATATGAGCTGTAAGATAGAAGGTCAACCTTTTTCGGTAAGTTGTGAAAACGCATTTATTAGTTTTTTCAAATAATCGTTGAAACCGTTACCAGCAATGATGTAAACGGATTTACTGGAAATAATTTATTTTTCAAACTAATGGTAAAATAATAAAAAAAAGCGCCTACAAATGCCGAAATTGAGGCATTTGAGGCGCTAAATGTTGCTAACAATCATAGCAAACTTAATACTTTCTTAATATTTAGGCTGAAAAATGGGACTGATTTCAGTCTGTACATAACTCTTTGATAGCTTCTGCGTAAATGTCCATTGCTTTATACATACTCTTTAATGGCCAATTTTCATTTACCTGATGCATGAAGTCGGGAACATCTGGCAACATTGCACCAAATGCGACACAGTTATTCATGGTTCTTGCAAAAGTAGCACCACCAGAAACTTGTGGCTGAGTATCATCGCCAGTCATTTCCTTATAAACACTCATTAAGGTTTTAACCAATGTTGAGTCGGTTGGCACATACAATGGTGCTAAGTAATCAAAAGCTTCATATTTTAAGCCAAATTCTTTAACTCGTTCATTGAGGCGATTGATCAAATCATCGCGCTTAACAGTTACTGGAATTCGCATATCGATTTGCATGCGAGTTTCCTTTTCATTAATGGTTAAGCTAGAAATGTTAAAGGTTAAGTGACCGGATTGCTCATCAGAAATGTCTCCTAAAACGTTAGTTCCAGTAGCATCTTCCTTAAATAATTTACCAATAAAGTCTAGGGTTGGACTTGGGAAAACATCGTCTAACGCAATGGCTAATCTTAATACCGCATTAGTTCCAGTAGGAGCGAGCATTGCATGGACTGATTTACCAGTAACTACAATGCCTTCACCATTGTCTTCGAATTCAAATCCGTGGTCCTCCAATGACTGTTTAACTTCGTCAAGTTTAGGACCATTGTATTCTGCCTTAGCAGGGACTGCGTTAAAAGCACCTTTAAGATCGATATTTAAGTTATCCATTCCTGGACCAACCAAATATGCTTGATCCAATCCCTTTTCAGCGTAGATTAGTGGAAATTCAGCATCTGGGGCAATTCCCATGTCAATTGGATCTTCTTTTTCGTTGTAAACAGCAATTCCTCGCCAGAGGGTCTCTTCATCAGTCCCAAAAATGAAGCGGATCTTTTTATTGAAATGGTAGCCAGCATCCATTAATGCTTTGACCGCGAACATGGTGGCAACTGATGGGCCTTTATCATCTTGAGAACCACGACCAAAAATTTTGTCGTTTTCCACGTAGCCATCAAAAGGATCATGATCCCAGTCGTTCACGTCACCAGCAGGAACCACATCAACGTGACCGATTATTCCAAATGTCTCTTTGCCTTCGCCAATTTCAGCGTAGCCATAGTGACCAGTAGGGGATTTAAATGTTTTAAAGCCTAAATCAGCAGCAATTTTGAGGACTTCAGTTAATGCTTCATCAATGCCAGCACCAAATGGAGTTGTGTCAGATACAGTGGCTTCGTCGTAGACTGACTTTTTACTAATCAAGCCCTTTAAAGCTTCAACAGCAGCGGTATGATGAGCTTCAGTAACAATTTGTTCCATTTTCAGTTCCTCCTAAATAATTAAATAACGGCCATGACTCCTAAGAAGATAGCAGTCGCAACGAGCAATAGGGCCATTAGTTTAAACGTGAATTTCCACCAAACAGTAATGTCAACATGAGCAATGGCTAAGGCACCCATAACCACACCAGAAGTTGGTGTAATCAAGTTAACCCAACCAGAAGCACTTTGGTAAGCAGTAACAACTAAACTTGGATCAACACCAGCGAATTTACCCATAGGACCGATAATTCCCATAGTAGCTGCAGCAAGTCCAGATGTTGATGGGATTAAGAAAGACATTGGGATGTAGAAAATGTATGTCAGGATAATAAAGATTACTGAACTTAGTCCTGAAAGTCCGCTTTCACCCCAGTGAAGTACAGTTGCAGTAATGTTACCGTCATTCATAATAACTTGAATACCTCTGGCAACAGCAACCACGATTGCAACCCCCATGAAGTCATTCATTCCGTTCATGAAGGCAGTGATGAATGTTGATTCCTTCATCTTGAAAACGAACATAATGATTACGGCCATCAAGAAGAATAGAGTCGTAATTTCAGTGAAGTACCAAGAACCAAATGGCGTTAAGTTACTTCCGATTAAGTTTCCAAGAACAGGGATGCCAGTTAACCACTTAGTGAAATCGTTGAAGAATGTCCAGCTTGGATTAATTGAGTCCCATGGAATCAATCCCATGATCATAATCAAGAAAGTTAAACCAAATAACCATAAGACAGCTTTTTGTCTGCCAGTCATTTCGTTGTTAGGGTCAGTGTTTTGATCATTGATAGCAAATCGTTTGAGGTCAGCTTCACGTTGGTCAAAAATCAATGATTCTTTTGGGTTCTTTTCGACTTTTGAAGCATAACGATAAACGAATAGGATACTGATTGCTAAGACAATGACCCATAAAATGATTCTTGAAAAAATTCCGTCACCAGGAGAGATGTTTAATGCTTGAGAAGCAACTCCAGTGGCGAATGGGTTAACAGTTGATGCTAAACAACCAACTTGTGACCCAACTAGTACGATAGCTACGGCAACCAATGAATCAAAACCAACTCCGATCATTACTGGAATCAGTAATGGATAAAAGGCAATGGTTTCTTCGGCCATTCCGTATGTTGAACCACCAAGGGCAAATAAAATCATTAGGATAGGAATAAGTAATTTTTCTTTACCTTTGTTTTTCTTAACAACTGATGCGATTCCGTCATCAAGGGCTTTAGTCTGGTTAACAACCCCTAAGAATCCACCGATTACTAAAATAAATAACGAAACTGAAATAGCACCTTCAGTTTTATCGTTACCAATCATTCCGTAAATTGGTGCCGCAAAAATGTCCCAAATACCTTGGGGATTTGAGGCAACCGATCTATAAGTATGCGCAATAATGTTACCAGCCTTGTCAGTAGAATACTGTCCGGCAGGAATTATCCAAGTAAGAATAGCAACTAAAATGATAATCAAGAATAATATGGTATACGCCGAAGGCATCTTAAATCTTCGTTTTGGCTTTGTTTCGTTATTTTGCATGTGAATCACTTCCTTTTCTTTGTCTATGGACATTGTATGTTAAACATCACTCGAGTTCAATATTCATGATTAGTTATAAGAAAGCGAAAACAAAATAGCCATTATGGATAAAAATAAAAAGTTCTCAGAATTATTCATTCCAAGAACTTTAAAACTCATTGTTTTGTAATGTTGCCGTCCATAATCTGGTAAATATTATCCGCAAATTGTTCAAGTCTTTGATCATGTGTCACCACAATAACTGTCTTGCCGTTTTGGTGAGCTAGATCATGTAATAACCTGCCAACCTCGACTACCTTGGCGCTATCCAATGCAGCGGTTGGTTCATCTGCCAAGACGATTTCTGGATTAGGGTAGATTGCCCTGGCAATCGCTACTCTTTGACTCTGACCACCGGACAATTCACTTGGATATTTGCTCATTAAGTTAGCGATGCCCAGCGAAGATAATAATTTTTCTAATTCACTTTCTGATAAGTTACCATTCTTATTAACTCTGTCCACTAAGGTAAATTGTTCCTTGACAGTTAAATAAGGAAGTAAATTATACGCTTGCAATACGAAACCGATTTTAGTCAATCGAGTTTGTTCTCTTTGTTTGGCACTTTGCTGACTAATGACTTGGTCATCGATTATGACTTCACCACTGGTAGGTGTTTGCAGGCCACCAGCAATAGTTAAAAATGTACTCTTACCGGATCCGGAAGGACCCACTATCAAGCTTAGTTCACCTGGGGTTGCCGTAAAGTTGATGTTATTGAGAACTTGAACGTGATTGGTTCCGGTACCGAATTCTTTATTTACGTTTTTTAAGCTTAAAGATGTCATTTTTTATCCTCCAATTACTGTAACGGGATCGACTTTGACAATTGTTCTAATTGGGATCAGTGCTGCAACAATCGAGATGACGATCATCCCGACAGTAACGGCCGAAAGAATTGGGATATCAAAGTACATTGGCACACCGATTGGTAGTGATTGTGCAGTCAGCAAGGTCAGAATACCGCTAAGAACTAAGCCACTGATAACAATGATCAGTGATTGAGCAATCGTGGCATTCACTAATACTTTAGATGGAATTCCTTGCGCCCGAAGAACTGCGTAATTGGCAATTTTTTGCATAGTCAAAATGTATAAGAATACCGCAATGACAACTAAAGAAATCACCATTAAGAAGCCGATCATGAAACCAAAAGTAGTATTTTGAGCAGAGTATCCAGGTAGTTCGTTAATAAAGGTGCTCATTGAATAACTCTTGAGGTATTTACTATCAAACTTAGGATTACCGCGTTTAACAATAATTCCGCTACCGATGATGTTAGAACTAACACTCTTTAATTTTTGCCAAGTACTAATACTGCCGTAAATTACTGGAGAAATACTATATTTTTGGTCGTGCATGAAACCGACTATTTCATACTCGTCTGAGTTAGAATTCATCGTGAGCTTGTCACCGAGTTTGTAACCATCAGTTTTAAATTGATCATCGACAACGATTTGATTGGCATTCTGTGGGCGATGGCCTTGAGTAAGCTTAAGTTGCTTGTAAATGAACTGGTTGGAGTTGATACCTAAGAATCGTGCCGATTCGTTCTTGCGATTGGATGCCTTAGTGACAACCGGTGCTTGTCCGATTAAAGCCTGGTTGGAATTAAGCTTACCGACCTGATTTTTAGTAATCATCGACTGATCAAGACTGATGTTTGAATCTTTATTCATGACAACAGTTCTGGCGTTCCATGAGTCGACAGTCAGAGTATTTTGTCTTGCTAAACCAATGGCTAGGCTGGTCAAAATAAATATCAAATAGCCAATCAAGACGACCATGGAAATGATTAAACCATAACGTAATTTTTCATGTCGCATTTCTTTGAGTGCTAAGAACATAGTTGGTTCCTCCTAAATGAGTTTGCTAATACTAGTTGTAAGTTTTTGGATAATCTGTTGCTTCTGTTCAGGAAAAGTTAATAATTCTCTAATTGCTTCGTGGCTTAGTGTTGCAATCGACCAAATCACAGGGGGTAATTGGGCCATTCTCGATAAACCACTTTGATCATTCTTCTGATAGCTGCTTTCGTTATACAAATAATGTTGTTTAAGTAACTGATAGAAGCGGCTATTAAGGACCTGATCGATGAAAGTTGTGAGTGAGTCGATAAATTCTTCTAAATTAAAATTACTCTCTGAGATCTTATTAAATTCCATATGAAAGTCTGCCATTGCAAGGTGAAATACGTAGTTGTAAGCATCATTAGTATCTACAAAATATCTATAAAATGCTCCTCTAGCAATGCCAGCCGCTTCAATGATGCGAGATACTTGGGCATCCTTAAGCGGATAATTGCTGAATTCACTTATCAAAGCATTGGTTACCAGAGTTTTCTTGGGTTTCTTTAAATGTTCAAATGTCTGAGTTGGCATGCCACATTTCCTTTCTCAAATCTAAAAGTGACACGTCGTCACTTTTTAAGTATAAGGTAACAAGTTTATTGTTAAGAGTCAAATAATTGAATAAAAAAGAGGGTCCCAGTTACAGGGACCCTCTAAATTGATGATTAACCATCAATATCGTTGAAGAATGTTAATAATTTTTCTTTGGTTAATGTATCTTTGTCGCCGTCTTTGACATCATAAGAAATCTTGCCATGGTCTAAGACGATCAATCGATTACCGTAGCTCAATGCATCTTCTAAGTGATGTGTGATCATTAGGCAAGTTAGCTGATCTTTGTTGATTCGCATGTTAGTGGCATGCATTAATTCAGCTGAAGTCTGTGGATCAAGGGCAGCAGTATGTTCATCAAGCAGTAAAATTTCTGGTCGTTTGATGGTTGCCATCAAGAAGCTAAGAGCTTGGCGTTGACCACCAGATAAGTCGCCAGTAGGAGTGTTAAGTCGTTGATCAAGCCCGTTAGGCATGGTCTTGGTGATTTCTTCAAACTCTGCCATGTTTTGCTTAAGGCGACGGGCGCCAAGTCCGCGTACTTGACCACGCTTTTTAGATAGAAGCAAATTTTCTGCAACTGTCATTCTTGGGGCAGTGCCCATTTTAGGGTCCTGGAATACTCGGCTTAAGAATCTGGTCCGGTGTTCAACGGACATGTTAGTGATGTCTTTGCCATGCAAGAGAATTTCACCACTGGTGACTTTTAAATCGCCACCAATAATATTGAATAATGTGGACTTACCAGCTCCGTTTGATCCTAAAACAGTGATGAAATCACCAGCATAAATCTTCAGGTTAACGTGATCCATAATGTTGATTTCTTCGGGGGTTCCCTGATTGACGGTTACCACAACATCTTTTAATTCAAAAATAGGTTCACTCATGTTTACTAATCCCCCTTGATAATGATCGTTTTAATTGGAATCGTTTTTCAAAAGCTGGGAACATCATGCAGATTGCAAGGATGATAGCTGAAATTAAGTTCAAGTCGTTAGCGTTGAAGCCAAGTTGAAGAACAATCAAGATAACGAAACGGTACAAAATACTACCGATAGTTACAGCGATTAGTCGTTCATTCATAGTTAGTTCACCGAAGACTACTTCACCGATAATAATAGAAGCAAGTGCGACAACGATGATACCGATTCCCATGTTGACATCAGCGAAACCATTTTCTTGAGCTACTAGTGCGCCACCTAAAGCAATCATACCGTTGGAAACACTTAATCCCATAATTTGCATGGTATCAGTACTGATTCCAAGTGATTTAGCCATATTAGAGTTATCACCAGTTGCGATGAATGCTTGACCCAAGTTGGTTTGTAAGAAGTAAATGATTAGGGCAGTCACGATAATAATGACGATCATTCCTAAGAAGACACTGTTGAAGTATGGTGGAAGGCCTTTAAAGAGATCTAATAAGCTGCTCTTACCATAAAGTGAAAGGTTAGCTCGGCCCATAATTCTAAGATTGATAGAATATGCAGCGGTCATGGTTAGGATTCCTGCTAGTAGTACCGGAATCTTTCCCTTGGTGTAGAGAAGACCAGTTACTAATCCAGCAAGCATACCAACACAGAAAGCAAGTAATGTTGCAGCGAGAGGTGAGAAACCGTGATAGATTGCGGCGACAGCTGTGGCGGCCCCCATTGGGAAGGTTCCTTCTACAGTCATATCAGGGAAGTCTAAAATTCTAAAGGTTAGGAAAAGTCCGATACCAACTATTCCCCAAGTCAATCCTTGACCGATTGCGGATACTAGAATACTCATTTGACGATCTCTCCTTTCGTTTGTGCTTCTTTCATAAGTGAAGCAGGGATGTGAATATTTAATTTCTTAGCGGCACGTTCATTGATAATTAACTTACTTTTTGTGAAGTATTTGATTGGTGTTGTGGCGGGTTTCTTTTTGCCTTCAAGAATTTCGGCACTCATCTTACCAGTAGCCACTCCTAATTGGAATTGGTCAATGGCATATGTGGCAACCCCACCAGCTTTAACCATCGTGTCAACGCCTGGAAAGATTGGCACACCTGCTTGATTAGCAGCACCAACTAATGTTGAAATTGCACCGGCGATTGTGTTATCAGTTGGGACATAAATAGCATCGACTGAATTAACAGCCTGTTGGGCAACTTGATTTAAATCGTTGGTATTAGTGATTGAATAAGCCTTTAACTTAACGTGTTCTTGTTTACATAAAGCCTTGAACATCTTGTATTGAGCCACAGCAGAATCATCGCTGGAAGTATAGATAATTCCTAATGTTTTCATGTTGGGCATCAGACGTTTGATCAATCCTAATTGGAGTTTAAATGGAGCTTTGTCAGAAACACCAGTGATATTGCCACCTGGGCGGTCGTTACTTTTAACTAAACCAGCTCCATTAGGATCAGTGATGTCGCCTAAAATAATTGGACGATCTGAAATGCTATTTGCTAGTGCTTGAGCAGCCGGAGTGGCAATTCCGATTGAAAGATCGGCATTTTCGTTAGCAAACTTAGAACTCATTGTTTTTAGATTGCTTTGATCGTTTTGGGCGTTTTGAAAATCAATGTTAATGTTCTTGCCAGGAATATACCCTTCTTCTTTTAATCCAGCAATGATTCCTTGGTGAATTGCATCGAGAGCGGGGTGGGACATTAGTTGTAAGATTCCGACGGTCGGCGTCTTAGGTTCTGCTGAATTCTGGTCGCTTTTCTCAGCGAAGAATGCGTAGCCTAAAAAGGCAAACAATATAATTATGGCGGTAATCAGTGGGTAACTTCTTTTTGTCATGATGGTTCTCCTTTAATATAAATTTTTTAAATTTAATTTTAAAAATGAAAAAAAGCAACTCGGCATAGGAAAACCGAGTTGCTTTTTTCCGGTCTGCCAAGGTTAACACCTGTACAGACCATTGCATTGTTAGAAACACTGCCGGCACAGATGCGCTTTAATCATCGCAAAGAGATCAAGCGCCATCTGTGTGAGATGAGGCTTGATTACCGGAGTTGCCAAAGACGGAGAGTAATCTTATTCATAGGACAGTCTTTCCTTTCGTTTTTTGATATTTCTAATCATAATGTAATGCTTAAAATCCGTCAAGAGAATATTTCAAGCAAATATTGGCTGATTGTCGCCCCGGTGGTAATAAATGCGAATGTTTGGCAATTGATAACTTGCGATAATTCTGTGTATTCGTCAAAACACGAACATTAAATGAAGTTTAATTTAAATTAGCCTTGAAAAACTGAATTTTATAAACTATACTTATGAACAATCATTTCACGAATGCTAATTTTTTAAACAAAATCAATGTTCGTGTTTTACTACAAAGGAGAGATAGATATCGATGACAAATAAAGAAAATGGTTTGCTATATGGTCCTGAAGATAAGGTGTCTTACTTTCAATCTGGTTTATTAGGTTTACAACATGTCCTAGCAATGGATGTATATGTACCGCCTTTGATCATGGCCGGATTGCTCTCAATGACCCTGACTCAAAAAACTGGGTTTCTACAAGCCGCGTTTCTTGCGTGTGGAGTTGGAACCATTATTCAAACCAAATTCTTTTTAAAAATGCCGATATCTCAAGGACCTTCTTTTGTTCCAATTGGTGCGGTAGCTGGAATCTATGCTGCATATGGAGCTGCTAATGGTGGCATGGGGACCGTTTTAGGATCCATTGCCATTGGTGCTTTGTTACTGATTGGTTTAGGAGTTTCTGGAATCTATCAAAAAATAATTAATAAACTAGTTCCAGCTTTAGTCGGTGGAACAATTATCACCTGTGTCGGATTATCTTTGCTTCCTTCTGCCTTGAATGACAATATCTTTAAAGCGGGGGGAAATGTTGACCAGAATATCGAAGTCGCTGCAGTCACTGGCGGTACAATGTTACTAGCAATTATTATTGGATTAAGAATGCCACAGTTTCAAAAGCTATTTCGGGTTAGTTCGATTGTCATCGCGTTAACAGTGGGAACGATTTTTGCATCTTCACGTGGGATGGTCGACTGGTCAGTAGTTGCCAATGCTGATTGGGTTAGTTTACCTAAGTTCACTGCACTTCATTACGGATTTCACTTTTCATTACCAGCAATTTTTACCTTTGTCATTATTTATATGGTACTAACAACGGAAACCACTGGAACTTGGTTTGCGATGAGCGCGATTATTGGTGAACCACTGTCAAAGAAACAGTGGAATCGAGGCATCATTGGTGAAGGGATCAGTTGTTTGATTGCTGCATTTTTAGGAACTACACCAATGACGGGGTATTCAACAAATGCTGGAATTGTTTCGATCACTGGAGTTGCCAGCAAACGAGTGTTTATTTCCGCTAGTATTTGGTTTATTATTTTAGGATTTTTCGGCAAACTGTCCGCATTCTTATCAGCTGTGCCTGCTCCAGTGATCGGTGGCATTTTTGCAATAATTTGTGTCATTATTATGCTTAACGGCTTGAATGTTATCAGAAGACTCAATGTCACTGAAAGTACGACATATATATTAGGTATTCCAATTGTTTTGACGATGGGAGTAATTTTGTTACCAACTAAAGTAATGGATTCAGCTCCTCAAATGATTCAATATCTACTCGGTTCACCAATCACAGTCGGTGCAGTCAGTGCCATCATTTTGAACCTGCTGATGGGTGACAAACGAAGTTCAGAAATCGCTACTACTTCTCAATCACATGAAGGTGTGGTTGAAGCTAAGTAGTGACGAACAATAATTTTAGGATGGTTCTTTGGACTAACAACCAGAACTTGGCTAGAATGAAGGTAAATACTGAATGGGGATGTTACTAATGGCTGATGATGATTTAAAGACATTTACTAGCGATGAGTTGGCACAATTCGATGGTAATGGTCGACGAGCATACGTTGCAATCGATGGAGTGGTTTATGATGTCACTCATGAAGAATCATGGGAATATGGTAAACACTATGGACTGACAGCAGGTAAGGACCTTAGTAAAGAAATTGAGGGAACTCCTCATGGAAAGTCGATTCTGGGAAAATTAAAAGTTGTTGGCAAGTTAGTCGATTAAAAAGAGGTTCTACACATTTTGTGTAGAACCTTTTTCATATGGAAAAATAATCTTTGAATTAGTAGTTGTTTATATCTATGTAGCCCTTCATAATAAAATAGAATAATTTTTGGAGGAGTACATAATGACAGAACCATACACTTTGGGATTAGATATCGGAACCAATTCGGTAGGTTTTGCTGCTATTGATAGTCATTATCAACTAATCAGAGCAAAAGGTAAAAACGTGATTGGTGTAAGACTATTTGAAGAAGGTAAAACCGCAGAAGAAAGAAGGGGCTTTAGAACTACTAGAAGGAGACTTAATCGACGTAAGTGGCGGTTAAATTTCTTAAATGAAATCTTTGCACCACATTTGGCCGAAATTGATGAAACCTTTTTGAGAAGATTAAAGTATTCGAATTTATCTAATCAAGATACTAATAAAGCATTTTCGGGATCATTATTATTTCCCGATAAAACTGATGCAGAATATTATAAAAATTACAAAACTATCTATCATTTACGTCACAAGTTAATGACTGAGGATAGACAGTTCGATTTAAGAGAAGTCTATCTTGCAATCCATCATATTGTTAAGTATCGAGGCAATTTTTTAAATAACACCCCAGTTAATCAATTTTCTGTTGGTAAAATGGAGTTGGATGACCAATTTGACCAATTAAACGAAGCTTTTAAGAATTTAGAAATTGATTTTGAAATTAATACTGAAGATACCAATTCCTTTAAAGATGAGCTGATTGATAATGAAATTAGAAAGCTTGATCGACAAAAATCTTTAAAAGATAAATTGGCAATCGCGGTTTCTGATAAACAGATTCAAAAAAATAATAAAAAAATTGCTTCTGAAATTGTCAAAGCTTTCTTGGGATACAAATTCAAATTAGATGTGATTTTGCAGCACGACACTGAAGAAGCAAAAGACTGGCAACTAAACTTTGATGATGAAGAAATCAATGATAACCTGGCTAATCTGTCTGGAATGATGAATAATGATGAACTTACAATTGTTGAAATCATTCAAAATGTTTGCTCCCAAGTCACTTTAGCTACAATTGTTCCGGAAGGAATGAGCCTATCAGAATCAATGATCGATAAGTATTATCGTCATGGTAAAGACTTGGATAAGCTTAAGAAACTAATGGGTTACTTACCAGAACAACAAGCAACAGAATTAAGAAGCGCATATGCCAAATATGTTGGCTCAATTGATAACGTAAAAGTTATTAGTCGCGATAAATTCTATAGTGAAGTCCAGAATATCGTTGATGATTCAGCTTTGGCCAAAGAAATTTTGGAAGAAATTGAATTAGACAAATTTATGCCTAAGCAACGAACATCGGCTAACGGATCAATTCCTCATCAAATGCATCAGATTGAATTAGACAAAATTATCGAAATGCAAGGAAAGTACTATCCATTTTTATTAGAACTTAATCCAAACGAGCAACGGCAAAAAGTGGCTAAATACAAGTTAGATGAATTAGTTACGTTTAGAGTTCCCTACTACGTTGGACCAATGATCACAGCCGAAGACCAAGAAAAATCTTCCGGCAAAAGTTTCGCATGGATGAAGCGAAAAGCTGGTGGCGATATCACCCCATGGAACTTCGATGAAAAAGTTGATCGAATGGAGTCGGCCAACCAATTTATTCGTCGAATGACAACAAATGACACCTATTTATTTGCTGAAGACGTGTTACCAGATGAAAGTATCCTATACCAAAAGTTTAAAGTGCTAAATGAATTGAATATGGTCAGAGTCGATGGCCATCGATTAAGCATTTCAGAAAAACAAGCGATTTTTGA encodes:
- a CDS encoding uracil-xanthine permease family protein, which codes for MTNKENGLLYGPEDKVSYFQSGLLGLQHVLAMDVYVPPLIMAGLLSMTLTQKTGFLQAAFLACGVGTIIQTKFFLKMPISQGPSFVPIGAVAGIYAAYGAANGGMGTVLGSIAIGALLLIGLGVSGIYQKIINKLVPALVGGTIITCVGLSLLPSALNDNIFKAGGNVDQNIEVAAVTGGTMLLAIIIGLRMPQFQKLFRVSSIVIALTVGTIFASSRGMVDWSVVANADWVSLPKFTALHYGFHFSLPAIFTFVIIYMVLTTETTGTWFAMSAIIGEPLSKKQWNRGIIGEGISCLIAAFLGTTPMTGYSTNAGIVSITGVASKRVFISASIWFIILGFFGKLSAFLSAVPAPVIGGIFAIICVIIMLNGLNVIRRLNVTESTTYILGIPIVLTMGVILLPTKVMDSAPQMIQYLLGSPITVGAVSAIILNLLMGDKRSSEIATTSQSHEGVVEAK
- a CDS encoding cytochrome b5 domain-containing protein; the encoded protein is MADDDLKTFTSDELAQFDGNGRRAYVAIDGVVYDVTHEESWEYGKHYGLTAGKDLSKEIEGTPHGKSILGKLKVVGKLVD